Below is a window of Aggregicoccus sp. 17bor-14 DNA.
CCCGTCGGCGTAATCGCCATGCCCATGTCATGCGGCCCGCTTCCGCTCGTGCGCATCGGCTGGAACACGGCCGTCGTCTCCGGTGTGCCTTGGGTGGACCACAGCGAGGTGACTCCGCCACTCATGGACGCGAAGAAGTAGTAGGTAGAGCCGAAGGTGCCTCCTGGCTGCCACTGGACACCGGGGCCGCTCTCGGCCACCAGGGTTGTTCCCTCAGGCGTGCCGTCGGTACGCCAGAGCTCTTCCGGCGTCAGCCAGCCGAAGCGCCGGTGGATGTACCGCATGGCGCCCTTCGGCTCGATCCAGGTGACGAGCGACAGAGCTCCCCCTGCCCTGAAGTTCGTCAGACGGATGGCCTTCGTATCTCCTGGGGCGATTCGCCAGACCTCCTGGAGGCTCCGGTCGGCAGGTCCACTGATGATGTAGACGCCATCGGCCGCACAGACGAGGACGCTGGGCTGCAGGCCCTCCACCGGTTCAACGGTGCGGCGCGTCCCCTGCACCGTTCCGTCCGTGTCCCAGACCTCCGGGCCCGCGGCCTGCTGCGCGATGAAATAGACGCGGCCCTCGAGAGGGCACAGGGAGTCCGGATTGCTGCCCTCGGCGCCAGGCCAGATGTCTGCGAGCTGGAAGGTGCCCAGCGTGGATCCATCGGTGCGCCACAGCTCTCGGCCCGTCACACCGTCGTTCGCGGCGAACACAGCGGCGTCCCCGAGCTTCGTGAGGTGATAGATGCCGCCGTTCCTCGGCCCTCCGCCTTCGACCTCGGGCCAGATGTTCGCGACCTGCCTCGCACGGTGCAGCGCGGACGCGCGCGTCTGGAGCTCCTGCTGCGGCGCTTCGGGCGCCGTGCGCTGGCACGCTGCAAGAAGGCACAGCGCGAGCAGCGCACGGGTTCGGACGGGGGGCATGAAGGCTCCGGTAGGAGAAGCGTAAGAAGGTGCGTCGCTGCGGCCCTGCATGGGGACCGCGCGCTCGGTGCGGCTCAGCCCGCGAGCAGCGTCTGCTGCACGCCCGCGTTGAAGCGCGCGTCGAACTTCTGCTGATCCATGGCCGCGAGCACGACGATGTCGACGAGCGCGAGCAGGGCAGGGATGAAGGTCCAGAAGAAGAGGAGGTAGAGCACCCCCGCCAGTGTCCGGCCCAAGTAGAACTTGTGGATCCCGAATCCGCCGAGGAAGAAGGCCAGAATGATGGCGGTGCCCTTGGTCTTCATTGCGCGTCGCTCCTGGAAAAGCAGGAGAAGACTGTAGGGCCCATCCTCTCCGGGAAACAAGGTGCAGCGCTCAGAGTGAGGCGGGCGTGCCGGGGACGAGGTAGCGCACGCGCGCGTCGCCGGCGAAGGCCTCGCGCACCTGGGCCTCGGTGGAGAGGGGCTCGAAGGTGGCGAAGTGCATGGGGACCACCACCGACGGCTTGAAGTACTTGCGCAGCGCGAGCGCCGCGGTGCGCGGGTCCATCCCGTAGGGGCCGCCGCCCACGTTGAGCAGCACCACGTCCGGGTGGAGCAGCTCCTGCACCAGGGCCATGTCCCCGAAGAGCCAGGTGTCGCCCGTGTGGTAGAGCGAGTGTCCGTCTGGCAGGACGAGCACGTAGCCCAGGGGCCGGCCATCCGGCTCGCACGAGTGCATGGCCGGCACCGGGTGCACGGTGACGTCGCCGATGCGCAGTGAGCCGCCCACGTTGACGGTGAGCTGCTGGGGCTCGGGCACCTTGAGCCAGCGCAGCGTCTCGCCCGTGCCCACCACCGGCGCGCCCGTGAGGCGCGCGAGCGCGTGCACGTCCTGCGCGTGGTCTCCGTGCGAGTGCGTGAGGAGGATGGCCGCGGGAGGCTCCTTCGCCACGCGCCCGAGGTCGCGCCACGCCTCGGGCGCGCGCGGGTTCTCCTTCAGCCACGGGTCGATGAGCAGGCGCGTGCCGCCGGGCGACACCACCTCGAAGGCGGCGTGGCCCAGCCAGGTGACGCGGAAGTGCTGCGGGGCGGGGGCGCTGGCGGCGGGCGCGGCGCCCAGCAGGGCCGCGAGCAGCGGCAGGGTGATGAGCACGGGAGTCTCTCTCGTTCCGGAGCCGCGGCACGGCGGGGGCATCCCGCCGGCGGGTCACTCGCGGCGAGCGTCGCCCGGGCGGGTCTACGCGCGCTTGGGCGAAGTTGACGTGCCGCGCACTGCGCGCGCGTAGGCGCCCGGGCTCACGCCCACGATGCGCACGAAGTGCCGGTGCAGCTGGCTCTGGTCGTAGAGGCCCACGTCCAGCGCCGCGCGCGCTGCGCTCACGCCGCACGCGAGCAGCTCGCGCGCCCGCGCCACGCGCAGGTGCGTGAGGTAGGCGTGCGGCGTCAGCCCGAACTCGCGGCGGAAGGTGCGCAGCAGGTGGAAGCGCCCGAGGCCCGCCGCCGTGGCCAGCGCCTCCAGGCTCGCGCCTTGCTCCACCGAGGCGTGCAGCACGTCGCGAGCGCGCAGCGCCGCCCTGCGCGCACGCATCGGGCCTTCGTCCGCTATGGCCCCGCCGAGCAGTTGCGCGAGCAGCTCCGTCAGCAGCGACTGCAGGGCGAGCGTGTCCGCACCGGGATCGCGCAGCGCCGTGTGCAGCGCGTGGCCCAGCCGCTCCATCCGGCCCTGCCCGTCCGTCACGGGCCGCAGCGGCGGCGGCGCGACGAGGCCGAGCTCGCGCGCCGCCCTCTGCACGAGCGGCACGTCGAGGGAGAGCGACTGGCACGTCACCGGCGCGTGCACGCGCAGGTCGCGGTGCACCTCGCCCGGCTCCTTCAGCTTCAGCCGCCCGGGGGAGAGCGTCCACGCCCTGCCGCGGTACCAGAAGTCGAAGGCACCGGCCTCGACCACCGCCACGCCGTAGCGGGTGGAGACGCCGGACCACAGGCGCGTGTCGCGCGTCACGCGCACCACCTCCACACCCGGCAGCCGCGGGGGCAGGAGCTGCGGGGCCGGGGGCTCGGGGGGCCTCACGGGCTGGAGGATGCCGCATGCGGGCGCTGTGGCACAGAGGCCCTCCGTGTCGCCGGCGTGCCCGGGTCACGCAATCGACGTGGGTCCCCGCTGTGGCACAGTGCCGAAGCCGCACCCAGCCGTGCAGGAGGTCGAGATGTCCCTCGTGGAGCTCCAGCAGCGATTCATCCGTGAAGTGCTCGCGGGCGTGGACGGCGCCTGGGACCGCATCGAGGTCCACTTCGAGTACTACGTCTGGAAGGGCGACGTCCTGCGCCAGTCCACCTCCGTCTCCTTCCTCGATGGCAAGGAGTCCGACGTCGACCTGTCGTTCGACGCCTTCGAGCTGATGTGCGAGCTGCGCAACGCCAAGCCCGAGGGACAGGCGGAGCACTGGACCTCGATGGACTTCCGCATCGACAGCACGGGCAAGTTCACGTTCGACCACGGCTACGGCGTGCCGCCGATGGCCGCGAGGACCATCGAGGCCCAGGACGCGCGCAGCTGACGGGAGCACGGATGCCCAGCGATGACGTGCAGGACACGTGGCGGGAGATCGAGTCGGTGCTGCTCGGCGCAGGCCCAGCACAGCTGTTCGCGCTCAACCCGCCGGCCGCAGAGGCCGGGCTCGCGGCGCTCGAGCGGGAGCTCGGCACGGCGCTGCCCGCCCCACTGAAGGCGCTGCTGCGCATCCACGACGGGCAGCAGGACACGGCCGCCTGCGGCGTGTTCTTCGGTCTCACGTTCCTCTCGGTGCAGGGCATCGGCCTGCACTGGCGCAACTGGCGCTCGCTCGCCGAAGAGGGAATGGACGACGCCCTCGCCGGGTCGATGACGTCCCGGCCGCCGGGGATGATCAAGCCGGTGTACTTCAACGCGAGGTGGCTCCCGTTCACGGACGACGCAGGGGGCAATCACCTCGGCGTCGACGGCGATCCGGACACCCACGGCACCGCGGGCCAGGTCATCGCCTTCGGGCGTGACGAGGACGAGAAGCGGCTCCTCGGGAGCTCGGTGGACGACTTCCTGCGGCGCTTCCTGGCGCAGCTGCGGAGCGTCCGGTGGTCGCTCGCCAAGGGGTACTGGAGCTTCGAGGACCCCGCGCACCGCAAGAGCTACCCGCTCTGGGGCGCGTTGTAGCGCCGCGCGAGCAGCGAGAGCGCGGCGGCGAGCAGCGGCACGGCTGCGCTGAGCAGCAGCACCCCGCGCGGCAGCCCCTGCGAGAGCAGCACGCCCGCGAGTCCGCTGCCCACGCCCATGCCCAGGGCGAAGGCCGCGTAGTAGAGCGAGAAGCCCTCCACCTGCTGGCGCTCGGGCAGGGTGCGCTGCAGCAGGAAGGTGGCATCGCCGCGCGGTCCAGCGCCTGCCCGCGGAAGGGCGCGCCCGCTGCCGCGCCGATGCCGTACGCCATCGCCAGGAAGGCGCCGTCCGCGTAGCGCCCCGTCGCATAGCAGCGCCACGGGGCGGTGCGCGGAGCTCTCCGGGGAGGCGCCCTCGAGACGGGCATCACCCTGCGACGCGGCCCAGTGCGCGGGCGCCGTGGCCGCGCAGCAGCGCCGCGCCGAGGAGGACGCCGAAGAGAGCGGCGCTGCCGTGCACGCAGAGGGCGTAGAGGAGCGGGGTGCCCGCCTTCACGACCGTCAGCGCATCCACCACGGGCATCACGATCGTGGCGAGCACGAAGATGCCCGCCGCGAGCCGCTGCCGCGTGAAGACCAGCCCGAAGAGGGCCAGCGCGATGCCGAGGTCCCTCCCCGCCTTGACGCTCAGCCAGGGCAGGGCGTCGGCTCCCGTGGACGGAATCCCGAAGCCCTGACCGGCGCTCACCGGATGGAGGGTGGTGTTGACGCTGAGGAACAGCATGAAGCCACCCAGCAGCAGCGTCAGCAGGGCGGTGGGCGAGGTGAGCTTCCAGGACAAGGCGGAGCGGTTCGTCTCCATGGGGCCTCCGAGCGCGGGGTGTCGCGCTGAACGAGATGGAATGTGACCTTCGTGGGCTCGGATGACCATTCGTGTCCGGCTCAATCATTTGCTCGAAACGCTCAATGCCCAGGCGCGGCGGGCGGGCCGTTGCTAGCGTGGGGACATGGATGGCGCCCCCACTCCCGACCTCCTCGGCCAGCTCCTCGAGCGCACCCGGCTGCGAGGGCAGCTCTACTGCCGCACCGTGGCGCGTGCGCCCTGGGGGCTGCGCTTCCCGCCCACGGCCGTGGCCACCCTGCACCTCGTCACCGCGGGACGCGGGTGCCTGGTGCAGGGGCGGGAGGTCATCGCGCTGGGGACCGGAGACGTCGTGCTGCTGCCCCGGGGAGAGGGGCATGCCGTGGCCGACTCTCCGCGCACCCCGAAGCTGCCCCTGGAGCAGTGGCTGGCCGAGCGCGGTGACGCGCCCGTGCACGCGCTGGGCGGCAGCGGTGCGGAGTCGCGCTTCCTCTGCGGCCACTTCGCCTTCGAGGAGCCCGGGGTGCACCCGGTGATGCGCCTGCTGCCCGAGCGCGTGCACCTGCGCGGGGACTCCGAGGCGGTGCGCGCCATGGGGCCCACGGTGGCGCTGCTGGAGCAGGAGTACGAGCGCGCCGAGCGCGGCGCGACGGTGGTCGCGTCCCGGCTGCTCGACGTGCTGCTGGTGCAGGTGCTGCGCGCGTGGGCGGACGCGCAGCCGGTGGGCGGGGCGGGGTGGCTGGGGGCGCTCGGGGACCGGAGCCTCGCGAGCGCGTTGGGCTGGATGCACGCCGAGCCCGGGCGGGACTGGAGCGTGGAGGAGCTGGCGCGCCGCTCGGGGACCTCCCGGGCCACGCTCGCGCGGCGCTTCGCGGCCGAGCTCGGGATGGCGCCGCACGCGTACCTCACGCAGCTGCGCATGCAGGAGGCCGCCGCGCACCTGCGTCGGGGGGACGAAGGGCTCGCGGCAGTCGCGGCGCGCGTGGGCTACGACTCCGAGTTCGCATTCAACCGCGCGTTCCGCCGGCACATGGGCATGCCTCCCGGCGCATTCCGGCGAAGCACGAGGTCCTGAGCTACCAAGGGCGCGCTCGCGGCCGCTCGAGCCCGTGGGGCTGGGGCGGTGGCGCGCAGCTGCAACCCGGTTGCAGCTGCGCGCGGGGCCTCACTTCTTGCCGCTGCTCGCCATGTGCGCCTTCGCCTTGTGGCGGCCGAGCAGCGTGTAGGCGCGCTCGCGGTGCTCGGTGAGCTTGGGGGCCGTCGCCTCGAGCATCTTCACCAGCTCCGCGTTGCTCTTGAACTGCTCCATCGCCGCGGCGACCTTGGAGATGTCCATGTCGTGGTCCTCGACCATGTCCGCGACGTAGGCGTACTGGAAGCTCGGGCCCTGCAGCGCCTGAAGCTTCGCCTTGCTCGCCTTCTCGGCCTCCATCACCGCCTTCTCGGTGTCGTTGGCCGCGCTCGGCTCGTCCTCGGAGAGCGTGACGCCCTTCTTCTGGGCGTAGGCCTTCAGCTGCTGGTCGAGCGCCTGGTGGTCGGTGACCATCATCTGCCCATACTGCTTCACGTCGCTGTCGGTCGCCTTCTGCTGGGCGAGCTGGCCCAGCTCGACCTCCATCTTGTTCGCCTGGTGCAGGCGCTGCAGCAGGCCGCTCTCGTCCTGGCCGATGAGCTGCTTCGCGGTGGTGAGGGCGTCGGTGCCTGCGCTGGCGGTGCCTGCGTCCGCGCTGCTCTGCGCGAGCCCGGGGCCGCCCACCAGCAGTGCGCCTGCGACCAGCCAGCTTCCGATGTGCTTTCTCATGCGGGGTCTCCTCTTCGAGGGGCGCGCGCTCGGCCTCCGGCCCGGTGAGGTGTCACGCGCCTGCGGGAAAGTTGGGGGCTGCGCCGGGGAGCCGCATCGGCCGAAGGGGCACGGGAGGCTCGACCGGCGGCAGTCCGAGGAGGCGCGCGCCCGGGGCCTGCGTGCGGCCGGGCACTACTTCGTGGAGGCGGGCTTCTCGGCCTTCGTGCTGCTGGAGTGCGACGGGCTCTGCTCCGGCGCCAGCATGCGGGCCATGTTGGTGCTGCCCTCCACGCGGTAGCTCGCGCGCACCTCCTGGCCCTCGCGGAAGTCGTTGTTCAGCGTCTGCTCGGCCGTGTGGCCCTTCTTCACGTCCCTGAAGTGCGTGTCCTTCCCCACCTTGAGCGCGACGGCGCCGTCGTGGCCCTGCACGGTGACCGTGTCACCCTTGATGGAGGTGATCTTCCCCATGACGTGGTGCTCGTTGTGCTCGTTGGCGGCGTGGTGCTCGTGACCTTCGGCGCGCTCCTGCTCCTTCGTCTCCGAGGCCTCGTGCTTCTGCTTGTGCTGCGTCGTGCTCGTGCTCGAGGTCGTGCTCTGCGCGAGCGCGGTCCCCACGCCCGCCGTCCCGAGAAGCAGTCCTGCGGTCACTCCCATGAACATGGTTCGCATGCGTGCTCTCCTTCTGCTCGTGTCACCCGCATGCCCTTGCTTCGCGCGTGCCGGACCCTCGCGCGCGCGGGCCACACCCGGCATCGCGCCGGTTTACGCGCGGGCGGCGCCTGCTCCCACGCCGGGCGGACGGGCCCCGGCCGAGACGGGGCACATTGTCCGCGGGGCGCGGTGCCCCACCCGGCTGCAGGGGCCGGCCCGCACGCCCCCGGACCGTGCCGGGGCGCCCAGGGCAGGTGCCCCGCCTGCACGTTGGTGCATTGCTGCGCTCTGGCCGAGTACAGAAGTCCACCTCCGGGTTTTCGCGGAGGACGACGCAATGAAGACGATGCTCACGAGTGGGCTGGTGGCAGCGCTCCTCGGTGCCGGGGCTGCGCATGCAGGGACCCCGGCGTCCGAGCAGACGCAGGGCAACACGAAGGCGGGGGCGACCCCGCCTCCCTGCCTCGAGCCGCAGAGCTCGGCAGGGACGGGCACCGCGGGCAGTCAAGGCACGGCCACGGGCGGGGCCGGCACGGCCGGCACGCAGGAGAGCCCGCCTCCCGCGCCGCCTCCTCCGCCCGCGGGGAGCGCGCAGGGCGAGGTGACGCCGCCGAGCACGCCGGCGCCGGGCACCGGCGGCGCGGGCGTGGAGACCTCCACGTCCACCGTGACGTACCACGTCGAGCGGAAGTCCCCCGTGCCGCAGCTGATGGTGACGCTCGGCGGTGGCCTGGACGGCTACACCAGCCGGCTCGCGCCGGAGATCAGCCCCGGCCCGGCCGCGGCAGCGACCGTGGCCTTCCAGCCCTTGCCCTTCCTGGGCCTCGAGGCGGGCTACAGCGGCTCGCTCAACGAGCTCCGCAACCCGCGGCCGGGGGAGGTGCACAACGGCGCGGACATCGTGCGCAACGGCGGACACGCGGACCTCACCCTCGGCGTGCCCACGCCCGTGCAGCCCTACCTGCTCGGGGGCATCGGCTTCAGCCACTACAACGTCCGCGCCACCAGCGCGCGCTTCCACGACGACACGGTGGGCGACGTGCCCGTGGGCCTCGGCGTTCGCACCACCGCGGGCAGGTTCAGCGCCGACCTGCGCGGCACCTACAACTTCCTCTTCAGCCAGGAGTTCGCGCGCGGCGTGTCCACCGGCCTGCCCGAGGGCACCAGCGAGGCGGACCTGACCAGCGCGGAGACGGGCCGCTACCTCGCCAGCCTCACGCTCGGCGTGGGCTTCTAGCGGCCCGGGGGCCAGGCGCGCGGCAGCAGCAGCGCGAGCCCGAGCGCCGCGGCACCGGCGAGCCCGGCCGCCGCGGCGAAGGCCCCGCCGCTGCCCAGGCGCGTCCAC
It encodes the following:
- a CDS encoding TM2 domain-containing protein, translated to MKTKGTAIILAFFLGGFGIHKFYLGRTLAGVLYLLFFWTFIPALLALVDIVVLAAMDQQKFDARFNAGVQQTLLAG
- a CDS encoding metal-dependent hydrolase — protein: MLITLPLLAALLGAAPAASAPAPQHFRVTWLGHAAFEVVSPGGTRLLIDPWLKENPRAPEAWRDLGRVAKEPPAAILLTHSHGDHAQDVHALARLTGAPVVGTGETLRWLKVPEPQQLTVNVGGSLRIGDVTVHPVPAMHSCEPDGRPLGYVLVLPDGHSLYHTGDTWLFGDMALVQELLHPDVVLLNVGGGPYGMDPRTAALALRKYFKPSVVVPMHFATFEPLSTEAQVREAFAGDARVRYLVPGTPASL
- a CDS encoding AraC family transcriptional regulator; the encoded protein is MRPPEPPAPQLLPPRLPGVEVVRVTRDTRLWSGVSTRYGVAVVEAGAFDFWYRGRAWTLSPGRLKLKEPGEVHRDLRVHAPVTCQSLSLDVPLVQRAARELGLVAPPPLRPVTDGQGRMERLGHALHTALRDPGADTLALQSLLTELLAQLLGGAIADEGPMRARRAALRARDVLHASVEQGASLEALATAAGLGRFHLLRTFRREFGLTPHAYLTHLRVARARELLACGVSAARAALDVGLYDQSQLHRHFVRIVGVSPGAYARAVRGTSTSPKRA
- a CDS encoding SMI1/KNR4 family protein, with protein sequence MPSDDVQDTWREIESVLLGAGPAQLFALNPPAAEAGLAALERELGTALPAPLKALLRIHDGQQDTAACGVFFGLTFLSVQGIGLHWRNWRSLAEEGMDDALAGSMTSRPPGMIKPVYFNARWLPFTDDAGGNHLGVDGDPDTHGTAGQVIAFGRDEDEKRLLGSSVDDFLRRFLAQLRSVRWSLAKGYWSFEDPAHRKSYPLWGAL
- a CDS encoding DUF4267 domain-containing protein, with product METNRSALSWKLTSPTALLTLLLGGFMLFLSVNTTLHPVSAGQGFGIPSTGADALPWLSVKAGRDLGIALALFGLVFTRQRLAAGIFVLATIVMPVVDALTVVKAGTPLLYALCVHGSAALFGVLLGAALLRGHGARALGRVAG
- a CDS encoding AraC family transcriptional regulator; translation: MDGAPTPDLLGQLLERTRLRGQLYCRTVARAPWGLRFPPTAVATLHLVTAGRGCLVQGREVIALGTGDVVLLPRGEGHAVADSPRTPKLPLEQWLAERGDAPVHALGGSGAESRFLCGHFAFEEPGVHPVMRLLPERVHLRGDSEAVRAMGPTVALLEQEYERAERGATVVASRLLDVLLVQVLRAWADAQPVGGAGWLGALGDRSLASALGWMHAEPGRDWSVEELARRSGTSRATLARRFAAELGMAPHAYLTQLRMQEAAAHLRRGDEGLAAVAARVGYDSEFAFNRAFRRHMGMPPGAFRRSTRS
- a CDS encoding DUF4142 domain-containing protein, whose amino-acid sequence is MRKHIGSWLVAGALLVGGPGLAQSSADAGTASAGTDALTTAKQLIGQDESGLLQRLHQANKMEVELGQLAQQKATDSDVKQYGQMMVTDHQALDQQLKAYAQKKGVTLSEDEPSAANDTEKAVMEAEKASKAKLQALQGPSFQYAYVADMVEDHDMDISKVAAAMEQFKSNAELVKMLEATAPKLTEHRERAYTLLGRHKAKAHMASSGKK